A genomic window from candidate division WOR-1 bacterium RIFOXYB2_FULL_36_35 includes:
- a CDS encoding ammonia channel protein → MNSGDTAWVLISTALVILMTPALGFFYAGMVRKKNILSTLMLSVVMLALITVQWMLYGYSLSFGTDHAGIIGGLNWLGLNGVGATVHEGYAPTIPHLLFMFFQLAFAVITPALITGAFVERIKFPSFLLFSLLWVTFIYAPVAHWVWGIGGWLRAMGALDFAGGIVVHITAGISALAVALVIGKRKGYGKTPMEPSNIPLTVLGAFLLWFGWFGFNGGSALSASSIAVSAVVATNAAGASAALTWMLLNWMHKRPSLLGFSTGAIVGLAAVTPASGFISPLSALIIGVVAATLSYYMIIFRLKVGLDESLDVFACHGIGGIWGTLALGLFAQKAINATGNDGLFFGNPGFFGIQIFAVLIVVLFSFVGTYFLAKVVDTLFSLRSKESEEDVGLDLAYHGETTY, encoded by the coding sequence ATAAATTCGGGAGATACCGCCTGGGTTTTAATTTCCACAGCTTTAGTAATTTTAATGACCCCCGCCCTCGGATTTTTCTACGCGGGGATGGTAAGAAAGAAAAACATTCTATCAACCCTTATGTTATCAGTTGTAATGCTCGCATTAATTACTGTTCAATGGATGCTTTACGGATATTCACTCTCTTTTGGTACAGATCATGCGGGAATAATTGGTGGATTAAATTGGCTGGGGCTAAATGGGGTGGGAGCTACGGTTCATGAAGGATATGCTCCAACGATTCCCCATTTGTTGTTTATGTTTTTTCAATTAGCATTTGCAGTAATTACTCCGGCTCTTATAACCGGAGCTTTTGTCGAAAGGATAAAATTCCCAAGCTTTTTACTCTTTTCCCTTTTGTGGGTAACTTTTATCTACGCTCCTGTTGCCCATTGGGTTTGGGGAATTGGCGGTTGGCTTCGCGCTATGGGTGCTCTTGATTTTGCCGGAGGGATTGTTGTCCATATTACAGCCGGGATTTCGGCTCTTGCTGTTGCTCTAGTAATTGGAAAACGCAAAGGATATGGCAAAACTCCTATGGAGCCGTCGAATATTCCTCTAACGGTTCTGGGTGCTTTTCTTTTATGGTTTGGATGGTTTGGATTTAACGGAGGATCTGCTTTGTCTGCCAGCTCGATTGCTGTTTCCGCAGTTGTTGCAACAAACGCTGCAGGGGCATCGGCCGCTCTTACCTGGATGCTACTTAACTGGATGCATAAACGACCGAGCCTTTTGGGCTTTTCAACGGGAGCCATTGTTGGTTTGGCGGCAGTAACTCCGGCTTCCGGATTTATCAGCCCACTTTCTGCTTTAATTATTGGAGTTGTTGCGGCAACGCTTTCTTACTATATGATTATTTTCAGATTAAAAGTAGGGCTTGATGAATCGCTTGATGTTTTTGCATGCCATGGAATTGGTGGCATTTGGGGAACTTTGGCGCTTGGCCTTTTTGCCCAAAAAGCAATAAATGCGACAGGAAATGATGGCCTTTTCTTTGGAAATCCTGGATTCTTTGGCATTCAAATTTTTGCAGTCCTGATAGTTGTTCTTTTCTCTTTTGTGGGGACTTATTTTTTGGCAAAAGTTGTAGATACATTATTTTCTCTGAGGTCAAAAGAATCTGAAGAAGACGTGGGGCTTGATCTTGCCTATCATGGAGAGACGACTTATTAA
- a CDS encoding transcriptional regulator (indirectly regulates nitrogen metabolism; at high nitrogen levels P-II prevents the phosphorylation of NR-I, the transcriptional activator of the glutamine synthetase gene (glnA); at low nitrogen levels P-II is uridylylated to form PII-UMP and interacts with an adenylyltransferase (GlnE) that activates GlnA), translated as MSFKKIEAVIRIEKLEEVRIALEKEGFIGMTVTEVKGRGSQKGILLEWRAGEYRVEFLPKLKVELVVDEFDLERAIKAIETASKTGQPGDGKIFISSIDNIVRVRTGERGDKAL; from the coding sequence ATGAGCTTTAAAAAAATCGAAGCGGTTATACGAATTGAAAAACTTGAAGAAGTTCGGATTGCTCTTGAAAAAGAGGGGTTTATAGGAATGACTGTAACAGAAGTCAAGGGGAGAGGCTCGCAAAAAGGGATTTTGCTTGAATGGCGTGCTGGGGAATATCGCGTTGAATTTCTTCCAAAGCTTAAAGTAGAACTGGTTGTTGACGAATTTGATTTGGAGAGAGCAATAAAAGCCATTGAAACAGCATCAAAAACTGGACAACCTGGAGATGGAAAAATCTTCATTTCTTCTATAGATAATATAGTAAGAGTCCGCACCGGCGAAAGGGGGGATAAGGCATTATGA